One Aneurinibacillus migulanus genomic region harbors:
- a CDS encoding ABC transporter ATP-binding protein, whose amino-acid sequence MKKLIEFKKVTKEYKIGEVLIKALDGVDFSISEGEFVVILGASGAGKSTILNILGGMDTATSGQVFVGDQEITRFNEKKLTEYRGEKVGFVFQFYNLIPNLNALENVEFATEVCKNHLDAKDILHKVGLKNRIKNFPSQLSGGEQQRVAIARAVAKNPLLLLCDEPTGALDYVTGKSVLKLLQDLNKETKKCVVLVTHNSAIAPMADKIIKVKSGMIESVTINDEKQSVEGIEW is encoded by the coding sequence GTGAAAAAGTTAATCGAATTCAAAAAAGTAACGAAAGAATACAAAATAGGAGAAGTGCTAATCAAGGCCCTTGATGGTGTTGATTTTTCCATATCTGAGGGAGAATTCGTCGTTATTTTGGGTGCAAGCGGTGCCGGTAAAAGTACGATTTTGAATATACTTGGCGGTATGGATACGGCTACCTCAGGTCAAGTGTTTGTTGGTGATCAAGAAATAACAAGATTCAACGAAAAAAAGTTAACAGAATATCGTGGTGAGAAAGTTGGCTTTGTATTTCAATTCTATAACTTAATTCCGAATTTAAACGCTCTAGAAAATGTTGAATTTGCCACTGAAGTATGTAAAAACCATCTGGATGCTAAAGATATTTTACATAAAGTCGGATTAAAGAATCGTATCAAAAACTTCCCTTCCCAGCTCTCTGGAGGAGAACAACAAAGAGTTGCTATAGCTAGAGCTGTTGCAAAAAATCCTTTACTTTTACTCTGTGATGAACCAACTGGAGCTTTGGATTATGTTACAGGTAAGTCCGTCTTAAAGCTTCTTCAAGATTTGAACAAGGAAACGAAAAAATGTGTCGTTTTGGTCACACATAATTCTGCAATTGCTCCTATGGCTGATAAAATTATTAAGGTTAAAAGCGGAATGATAGAAAGCGTTACGATTAATGATGAAAAACAAAGTGTTGAAGGGATTGAGTGGTAA
- a CDS encoding serine/threonine protein kinase produces the protein MINIAIGKNQYPITLAEYHNFNWLKDVEVFTVFDQHDSGNISFGIIENGQQYFLKYAGARNLEYKGNIEDAMQRLMKAKEVYQQIQYPLLVPYINSFQTKNGFCLRFHWVDGECMHNHWDFTPYEKYHALHSPFVKLRQLCVTKRLNILTQIFEFAAYVESLGYVMVDFYDGSILYNFEQSKLTICDIDFFQKAPVFNKIGENFWGSSRFKAPEEYELHAQITSETNVYVLAGIAFAFIGGRSDKSYEKWESTRDLYNVCQKALHKEKAKRYPTIQAFYEAWLAYIK, from the coding sequence GTGATAAATATCGCAATAGGAAAAAATCAATATCCTATAACATTAGCTGAGTATCATAATTTTAATTGGTTAAAGGATGTAGAAGTATTTACTGTTTTTGATCAGCACGATTCAGGCAATATTAGCTTTGGTATTATTGAAAATGGACAACAGTACTTTTTGAAGTATGCTGGTGCACGTAATTTAGAATACAAGGGTAATATAGAGGATGCGATGCAACGATTAATGAAGGCAAAAGAAGTGTACCAACAAATTCAATATCCTTTACTAGTTCCATATATTAATTCCTTTCAAACGAAAAATGGATTTTGCTTAAGGTTTCATTGGGTTGATGGGGAATGCATGCACAATCATTGGGATTTTACACCGTATGAAAAGTACCATGCACTACATTCACCGTTTGTGAAGCTAAGACAATTATGTGTAACTAAACGACTTAACATATTGACACAAATTTTTGAATTTGCGGCGTATGTTGAGTCATTAGGATACGTCATGGTTGATTTTTATGACGGTAGCATTTTATATAATTTTGAGCAATCCAAACTTACGATTTGTGATATTGATTTCTTTCAAAAAGCACCTGTATTCAATAAAATTGGGGAAAACTTTTGGGGATCAAGTCGCTTCAAAGCGCCTGAGGAATACGAGCTCCATGCACAAATTACAAGTGAAACGAATGTGTATGTATTAGCAGGAATTGCTTTTGCCTTTATCGGTGGAAGAAGTGATAAAAGCTATGAAAAATGGGAAAGTACACGAGACCTATATAATGTATGTCAAAAAGCTCTACATAAAGAAAAAGCTAAAAGATATCCTACTATTCAAGCATTTTATGAAGCGTGGCTTGCATATATAAAATAA
- a CDS encoding IS110 family transposase has translation MDPVVGLDVTKGESQGQAFVDKGQPYGKSFQFRHTAEGLEEFLSLLKEIEEHTDRRPVVVLETTEHYHAPVVHYLEELEPYKRRSMKWLNLRNLTR, from the coding sequence ATGGATCCAGTCGTTGGTTTGGATGTAACCAAAGGGGAAAGTCAAGGACAGGCTTTTGTAGATAAGGGACAACCTTACGGAAAGAGCTTTCAGTTTCGTCACACTGCAGAAGGGTTGGAGGAGTTTCTGAGCCTGCTTAAAGAAATAGAAGAACATACAGACAGACGACCTGTGGTTGTGTTAGAGACAACTGAGCATTATCATGCGCCAGTCGTACACTATCTAGAGGAACTTGAGCCTTATAAGAGAAGAAGCATGAAGTGGTTAAACCTCAGAAATCTAACAAGATAA
- a CDS encoding transposase: MKRKKYSIDFKKQVVKEAKETGNLAAVARRHELSTTMVSRWKREVESGKHGEIDLAIVPSFDGEALS, translated from the coding sequence GTGAAAAGAAAAAAGTACTCGATCGATTTTAAAAAACAAGTAGTGAAAGAAGCAAAAGAGACCGGTAATCTGGCAGCTGTTGCTCGTCGTCATGAGTTATCGACTACTATGGTGAGTCGCTGGAAACGAGAGGTAGAAAGCGGAAAACATGGAGAGATTGACCTTGCCATCGTACCCTCTTTCGATGGGGAAGCTCTTTCGTAG